A stretch of DNA from Gimesia chilikensis:
GACCCGCACAGTAACCATCTGGCGCGGCTGGTCTTTCCCGAAAAGACTCGTAACCTCGAAGTCGAAATCGATCTCGTCGCCGAGATGACGGTCGTCAATCCGTTTGACTTCTTCCTCGAACCCGATGCGACCGAATTCCCTTTCACCTACGAACCGGGGCTCGCCAAGGATCTGCAACCCTTTCTCGATCCAATCACGCCCGGCCCCGAATTAAAGGCGCTCTTGGATTCGATCGATCGCAGCGAATGCAAAACCATCGATTTTCTGGTACAGATCAATCAGCGCCTGCAAGAAATGATCGGATACGTTATCCGCATGGAACCTGGCGTACAATCCCCGGAAGAAACTCTGAAGCTGGGCCGCGGTTCCTGTCGCGACAGTGCCTGGCTGCTGGTGACGATCCTCCGCCATCTGGGGATGGCGGCCCGCTTTGCATCGGGTTACCTGATCCAGCTCAAACCCGATGTCGAATCTCTCGATGGCCCCTCTGGTACCGACGTGGACTTTACCGATCTGCATGCCTGGACTGAAGTCTTTCTCCCCGGTGCCGGCTGGATTGGTCTCGATCCAACCTCAGGACTACTCGCCGGCGAAGGACACATTCCTCTGGCCTGCACGCCTGAACCACTCAACGCGGCCCCGATCAGCGGTACCGTCGAACAATGCGAAGTTGAGTTTCACCACGAAATGTCGATCTCACGGGTCTACGAAGATCCGCGCATCACCAAACCCTATACCGAGGAAGAATGGCAGCAGATCAAACAACTCGGACACCAGGTAGACGTCGATCTGGAAAAACATGATGTCCGGCTGACGATGGGGGGCGAACCAACGTTTGTCTCCATCGACGACATGGATTCGGACGAATGGAAAACCGCTGCCGTCGGTCCCACAAAACACATTCTGGCAGGAGAGCTGATTGAACGCCTCCGCGAACGCTTCGCCCCCGACGGCCTGATTCACTACGGTCAGGGAAAATGGTATCCCGGCGAATCACTGCCCCGCTGGGCACTCACCTGCCTCTGGCGGACCGACGGACAGCCCATCTGGAAAAACACGAAACTCCTGGCCGAACCAGGCAAGAATTACGGACACGACATCGACCAGGCAGAGCAGTTCTCGCGTCTGCTGTCCGAACGACTTGACCTCAACCCGGATCACGTTTCGCTGGCCTACGAAGACGCGATGTACTACCTCTGGAAAGAGCGTCGCCTGGCCGTCAACGCGGACGTGCTGAATGCGGATCTCGACGATGCAGAAGAACGGGCCCGCCTGGCCCGCGTCTTCGGACGGGGACTCAGCAACCCGGTCGGCTGCATGCTTCCCCTGACACATCAATGGTGGAACGCCCGTCCCCGCTGGAAAAGCGGCACCTGGCCCGTTCGCTCCGAACACATGTTTCTGATTCCCGGCGACTCCCCCATGGGACTCCGCCTCCCTCTGGATTCGCTGCCTCCCGCACTGGAAGGCGAATTTCAGTCCGTACCCGTGGTCCCGTTCGAAGCAACTGAACCACTGCCCGATTACGAAGGACTCAAACAACAGGCCGTCTCTCACCGGACCACCCGACAAACCAGTAACCTGGTCCAGCATCAGGTACTGGAACGTGTCGGCTCATCCGGAAATGGAGACGGAGACGAGAACAGCCCCCTCGAGGGCACTCATTCTGATGAAACCAAATCTGACGAACTCTCAGAGATCATTCGCACCGCGATGTGCTTCGAACCGCGCGACGGCTGTCTGCACATCTTCATGCCCCCGGTCGATCGGCTCGAAGGTTATCTCGAACTGCTGACCGCCATTGAGCAGACGGCGGAAGAACTGGAAATGCCCGTCATCATCGAAGGGTATCTGCCGCCCCCCGATTACCGCATCAAGTACATCAAGGCCACACCGGATCCCGGCGTGATTGAAGTCAACGTACATCCCGCCAGCAACTGGGAGGAACTCGTACAGATCACTTCAGGCGTCTATGAAGACGCCCGCATGTCGCGCCTGGGAACTGAACAGTTCGACCTGGACGGAACCCATACCGGAACCGGAGGCGGAAACCATATCGTCATGGGCTCTCATACTCCTGAAGACAGTCCGTTTCTGCGGCGTCCCGATCTGCTGCGGAGCCTGATCGCCTACTGGCACAATCATCCTTCATTGTCTTATTACTTCTCCGGTCGCTTTATTGGTCCCACCAGTCAGGCGCCCCGTGTCGATGAAGGCCGCCGCGATGCGATCTACGAATTGCAGATCGCCTTCGAACAGATTCCCGAATCGGGTCCCGTTCCCCCCTGGCTCGTCGACCGTGTCTTTCGACACCTGCTCGTCGACCTGACCGGCAACACCCACCGTGCCGAATTCTGTATCGACAAACTCTATTCTCCCGACAGTGCCACCGGCCGA
This window harbors:
- a CDS encoding DUF2126 domain-containing protein: MIRVALNHKSIYKYDRLVELAPQLVRLRPAPHCRTPICSYSLRVEPEKHFINWLQDPHSNHLARLVFPEKTRNLEVEIDLVAEMTVVNPFDFFLEPDATEFPFTYEPGLAKDLQPFLDPITPGPELKALLDSIDRSECKTIDFLVQINQRLQEMIGYVIRMEPGVQSPEETLKLGRGSCRDSAWLLVTILRHLGMAARFASGYLIQLKPDVESLDGPSGTDVDFTDLHAWTEVFLPGAGWIGLDPTSGLLAGEGHIPLACTPEPLNAAPISGTVEQCEVEFHHEMSISRVYEDPRITKPYTEEEWQQIKQLGHQVDVDLEKHDVRLTMGGEPTFVSIDDMDSDEWKTAAVGPTKHILAGELIERLRERFAPDGLIHYGQGKWYPGESLPRWALTCLWRTDGQPIWKNTKLLAEPGKNYGHDIDQAEQFSRLLSERLDLNPDHVSLAYEDAMYYLWKERRLAVNADVLNADLDDAEERARLARVFGRGLSNPVGCMLPLTHQWWNARPRWKSGTWPVRSEHMFLIPGDSPMGLRLPLDSLPPALEGEFQSVPVVPFEATEPLPDYEGLKQQAVSHRTTRQTSNLVQHQVLERVGSSGNGDGDENSPLEGTHSDETKSDELSEIIRTAMCFEPRDGCLHIFMPPVDRLEGYLELLTAIEQTAEELEMPVIIEGYLPPPDYRIKYIKATPDPGVIEVNVHPASNWEELVQITSGVYEDARMSRLGTEQFDLDGTHTGTGGGNHIVMGSHTPEDSPFLRRPDLLRSLIAYWHNHPSLSYYFSGRFIGPTSQAPRVDEGRRDAIYELQIAFEQIPESGPVPPWLVDRVFRHLLVDLTGNTHRAEFCIDKLYSPDSATGRLGLVEFRGFEMPPHWQMSLTQQLLLRALVARFWNNPYNIPLMDWNTSIHDRWLLPHFIQQDFEDVIAEMQQAGYPLESSWFGPHFEFRFPHIGEIEYRSVHIELRTAIEPWYVLGEEAAGGGTARYVDSSVERLQVKVQGLAAGRHVLLCNGRRIPLHPTGTEGEAIAGVRYRAWQPPSCLHPTIPVDEPLVFDLVDTWNQRSIGGCTYHVGHPGGLNPGTFPVNAYEAESRRATRFFKMGHTGGSRSVPEEEKNALFPFTLDLRRNRGIV